Proteins from one Bacteroidales bacterium genomic window:
- the cysQ gene encoding 3'(2'),5'-bisphosphate nucleotidase CysQ yields the protein MKIYLDLAVKAALLAGEEILKIYNDENSDFNIEIKADNSPLTIADKMSNEVICKELNSSCLPILSEEIKNNPYNERKEWDSLWIVDPLDGTKEFIKRNGEFTVNIALVKNGTPILGVIYIPVKKTLYFGAKGEGAFKIEDFTIENYKGIGPLIKASMPMPCYSQEREFRVVASRSHLSPETEEFINKKKEQYPNLEMVSVGSSIKICLVCEGSADVYPRFAPTMEWDTAAGDAIARSMGLCCTLTDESTPLKYNKENLLNPWFIIKK from the coding sequence ATGAAAATTTATTTGGATTTGGCTGTAAAAGCAGCCCTATTGGCTGGAGAAGAGATTCTAAAAATATATAACGATGAGAACTCTGATTTCAATATTGAGATTAAAGCAGACAACTCACCTTTGACTATTGCAGACAAAATGTCGAATGAGGTTATCTGCAAAGAGTTAAACTCATCATGTCTGCCAATTCTTAGCGAAGAGATTAAGAACAACCCCTATAACGAAAGGAAAGAGTGGGACTCGCTTTGGATTGTTGACCCTCTTGATGGTACTAAAGAGTTTATTAAACGCAACGGAGAGTTTACCGTAAATATTGCTTTAGTAAAAAACGGCACTCCTATTTTAGGAGTTATCTATATTCCCGTTAAAAAGACTCTATATTTTGGTGCAAAGGGAGAAGGAGCTTTCAAAATTGAAGATTTTACCATTGAAAACTATAAAGGTATTGGTCCGCTAATCAAAGCAAGTATGCCAATGCCTTGCTACTCGCAAGAGAGAGAGTTTAGAGTAGTTGCATCTCGCTCTCACCTATCTCCTGAGACTGAAGAGTTTATTAACAAAAAAAAGGAGCAATACCCTAACTTGGAGATGGTATCGGTGGGTAGTTCTATTAAAATTTGTCTTGTATGCGAAGGTAGTGCCGATGTTTATCCTCGCTTTGCTCCCACGATGGAATGGGATACTGCCGCCGGCGATGCTATTGCTCGTTCAATGGGACTTTGTTGTACACTTACTGATGAATCTACACCTTTGAAATACAACAAAGAAAATCTGTTAAACCCTTGGTTTATTATTAAAAAATAA
- a CDS encoding insulinase family protein → MIDLNRYTLKNGLRIVHHYDSDTKIVVVNMLYKVGAKNDTHGKTGYAHLLEHLMFEGTTKVPNFDEVLQKVGGENNAYTTQDITNYYEILPYQNAETAFWLESDRMVNLCLTEENLSVQRHVVAEEFKQRVLNRDYADASAIYRKVAYKKHPYRIITIGEKLSHIYDAKLSDVKDYYQRYYAPNNAILSVVGNITFSECIRLAEKWFGNIESQPLDAIPLPQEPSQRKARIKRVYRNVPSSNIYKVYHMVSRQHKDYPCFDLISDILSTGKSSRLNHELVQNKKIFSMVDAAITGNVEPGLLVVVGRLAPGINIEEADKVLSAEIAKLSSEEVTKRELEKVVNKFESNFLFENIGACELAANIAYYEMLDSDINEEVDKYRKVTPQQIIEVAKNYLIPSNSTTLYYQAEEKV, encoded by the coding sequence ATGATAGACCTGAATAGATATACTCTAAAAAATGGATTGCGTATAGTTCATCACTACGATTCTGATACTAAGATAGTAGTGGTAAATATGCTATATAAGGTAGGTGCAAAAAATGACACTCATGGTAAAACCGGATATGCACATCTTCTTGAACATCTTATGTTTGAGGGAACAACTAAGGTCCCTAATTTTGATGAAGTGTTACAAAAGGTAGGGGGCGAGAATAACGCTTACACCACTCAGGATATAACAAATTACTACGAGATATTGCCATATCAAAATGCAGAGACTGCATTTTGGTTAGAGAGTGACAGAATGGTTAATCTTTGTTTAACAGAAGAGAATTTATCTGTGCAACGCCACGTGGTTGCTGAGGAGTTTAAACAGAGAGTCTTAAATCGCGATTATGCCGATGCTTCTGCAATATATCGTAAGGTGGCATATAAAAAACATCCATACAGAATAATCACAATAGGAGAGAAGTTGTCGCATATATACGATGCTAAATTGAGTGATGTAAAAGATTATTATCAAAGATATTATGCACCCAATAATGCAATACTATCGGTTGTTGGTAATATAACATTCTCAGAGTGTATAAGGTTGGCAGAGAAGTGGTTTGGAAATATTGAATCACAACCGCTTGACGCAATACCATTGCCACAAGAGCCTTCTCAACGAAAGGCACGAATAAAGAGAGTCTATCGCAATGTCCCCTCATCGAACATATATAAGGTTTATCACATGGTATCTCGCCAGCATAAAGATTATCCCTGTTTCGATTTAATATCAGATATTCTATCTACCGGTAAATCATCGCGATTAAACCATGAGCTGGTACAAAACAAAAAGATATTCTCTATGGTAGATGCTGCCATAACTGGCAATGTGGAGCCCGGATTGTTGGTTGTTGTGGGGCGTCTTGCACCCGGGATAAATATTGAGGAGGCTGATAAGGTACTGTCCGCTGAGATTGCAAAATTGAGTAGCGAGGAGGTAACAAAACGTGAACTTGAGAAAGTTGTAAATAAATTTGAATCAAACTTCCTCTTTGAGAACATAGGAGCATGTGAGTTGGCGGCAAACATTGCCTATTACGAAATGTTAGATAGTGACATAAATGAAGAGGTGGATAAGTATCGTAAAGTAACACCCCAACAAATTATAGAGGTGGCAAAAAACTATCTAATACCAAGTAATAGCACTACGTTATATTATCAAGCAGAAGAGAAAGTTTAG
- a CDS encoding DUF349 domain-containing protein, translating into MTELNDSVLKENEIAEVESVSVVVSEQEAMVAQCEEIQKEELSLPATRIEVVEQIERAIERDVAEVKGEVEQLKQHYYKLRMQEYEVARAEYESTQTDEEEKTPFIVPADELEERLKVAIQNYKEKKAKYLAEQEQQRQANLTQKQAVLDEMSQLIADADNVNKRYSEFQQLQQKFKSITDIPATAVTQIWKTYQLYVEQFYDMLKINKELRDYDFKKNLEQKTALCEAAEKLSEEKDVVVAFKALQRLHDEWREIGPVDRELRESIWQRFKDASTDVNRRHQQHFENIKAREKEAEEAKTAVCEKAEAVDFEALTSFSAWEEKTKEILNLQAEWKTLGFASHKINTQLFERFRKACDNFFTKKSEYYKEVKDTFTSNLEAKQRLCEKAEALKDSAEWQKTTEKMIALQKEWKKIGAVPRKYSDSIWKRFVSACDYFFAQKAEAMKQQNEEEAKNLEAKRAILEKLKAFDESLETSVAEAELRSIIVEWNAIGFVPFKEKDKLNKAFKSELDKQFNRLNIKNKSARLSAYETSIKGGNSNKLYSEREKLLRTYERIKTEKQTLQNNIGFLSISSKQGNVFIKEIERKIKKLDEDMELIIAKIELIDKNI; encoded by the coding sequence ATGACAGAATTAAATGATTCAGTATTGAAGGAGAATGAAATTGCAGAAGTAGAGAGTGTAAGTGTAGTTGTTTCAGAGCAAGAGGCAATGGTTGCCCAATGCGAAGAGATACAAAAGGAGGAGTTGTCGCTACCCGCCACAAGAATAGAAGTAGTAGAACAGATAGAACGAGCAATAGAACGAGATGTTGCTGAAGTAAAGGGAGAGGTAGAGCAACTAAAACAGCACTATTATAAACTACGTATGCAAGAGTATGAGGTTGCACGTGCAGAGTATGAATCAACCCAAACTGATGAAGAAGAGAAGACTCCATTTATTGTGCCGGCAGATGAGCTTGAAGAGCGTTTGAAGGTAGCAATACAAAATTATAAAGAGAAAAAAGCAAAATATCTTGCAGAGCAGGAGCAACAACGCCAAGCCAATTTAACACAAAAACAAGCGGTGTTGGATGAAATGTCGCAATTAATTGCCGATGCAGACAATGTAAACAAACGTTATTCAGAGTTTCAACAACTACAACAAAAGTTCAAAAGCATTACCGATATTCCCGCAACTGCGGTAACTCAAATTTGGAAAACATACCAACTCTATGTTGAGCAATTTTACGATATGCTGAAAATTAACAAAGAGTTACGCGATTATGATTTCAAAAAGAATCTTGAGCAAAAAACAGCATTGTGCGAGGCTGCCGAGAAATTATCTGAAGAGAAAGATGTAGTAGTTGCATTTAAAGCTCTTCAAAGATTGCATGATGAGTGGCGTGAGATAGGACCAGTAGACAGGGAGTTACGCGAATCAATATGGCAAAGATTCAAAGATGCCTCAACAGATGTGAACAGACGTCACCAGCAACACTTTGAGAATATAAAAGCGAGAGAGAAAGAGGCAGAAGAGGCAAAAACAGCTGTGTGTGAAAAAGCTGAGGCTGTAGATTTTGAAGCGCTTACCTCATTCTCGGCATGGGAAGAGAAGACAAAAGAGATTTTGAATCTGCAAGCAGAATGGAAAACATTAGGATTTGCTTCACACAAAATAAATACACAACTATTTGAGCGTTTCCGCAAAGCATGTGATAACTTTTTTACAAAGAAATCGGAATATTACAAAGAGGTAAAAGATACATTTACTTCAAACTTAGAGGCAAAACAAAGATTGTGTGAAAAAGCCGAAGCCTTAAAAGATAGCGCTGAATGGCAAAAGACAACAGAGAAGATGATTGCCTTACAAAAAGAGTGGAAAAAAATTGGAGCAGTACCACGTAAATACTCTGACTCTATATGGAAACGTTTTGTGTCGGCATGCGATTACTTCTTTGCACAAAAGGCGGAAGCTATGAAACAACAAAACGAAGAGGAGGCAAAGAATCTTGAAGCAAAACGAGCAATATTAGAGAAACTTAAAGCTTTTGACGAGTCATTAGAAACCTCTGTGGCAGAAGCCGAGTTACGTTCAATAATTGTAGAGTGGAATGCAATAGGATTTGTTCCATTCAAAGAAAAAGATAAATTAAACAAAGCCTTTAAATCAGAACTTGATAAACAGTTTAATCGTTTAAATATAAAGAACAAGAGTGCAAGATTATCGGCATATGAAACATCAATAAAAGGAGGTAATAGCAATAAACTATATAGTGAGCGAGAAAAGCTACTAAGAACATACGAACGTATAAAAACAGAGAAGCAGACACTTCAAAATAATATCGGATTTTTAAGTATCTCTTCAAAACAAGGGAATGTATTCATAAAAGAGATTGAACGCAAGATTAAGAAACTCGATGAAGATATGGAGTTGATAATTGCAAAGATTGAGTTGATTGACAAAAATATTTAA
- a CDS encoding undecaprenyl-phosphate glucose phosphotransferase, whose amino-acid sequence MGNKGKGRLVKWIIVLGDFICINLSFLLSYLILPEVVINSFDWRIGWMLLNVSYMLVVYAFSDVYNERITHIDLLLSKTLKSLVVFVLIFLSLSMFFNIEVGTKVQLFYFVSFFLFLNSWWFAANKIIRYYRKRGYNFKRIVIVGARQTGQILHKELQSNAGYGYKFLGFFDSVKPQDAKIEALYRGDISEVENFCIENKVDELYCALPSVEDADIINMLQMSERNTIRFFIVPEVRRFMTRTLSFGMIGAVPLLSVREEPLQRWSARFIKRSMDILISGIVILFSPFWYLPIAIAVKKSSPGPVLFRQKRTGYMGRDFDCLKFRTMKINKDSDTKQAERGDSRITKVGAFLRKTSLDEFPQFFNVFMGDMSLVGPRPHMLKHTEDYSKLIDKYMVRHFIKPGITGWAQVNGYRGETKTLQQMEKRVEYDVWYLEHWNIFLDIKILILTFFGIFKGDDNAF is encoded by the coding sequence ATGGGAAATAAAGGGAAAGGCAGATTAGTAAAATGGATAATAGTTTTAGGTGACTTTATATGTATAAATTTATCTTTTCTATTAAGTTATCTTATACTGCCTGAAGTAGTTATTAATTCATTTGATTGGAGAATAGGGTGGATGTTACTTAATGTATCGTATATGCTTGTTGTGTATGCGTTTAGCGATGTGTATAACGAGCGTATAACCCATATTGACCTTCTTCTATCAAAAACTCTAAAATCATTAGTAGTATTTGTTCTTATATTTTTATCGCTCTCAATGTTTTTTAATATTGAGGTAGGAACAAAAGTACAACTATTCTATTTTGTGTCGTTTTTCCTATTTTTGAATAGTTGGTGGTTTGCGGCAAATAAAATAATACGATACTATCGTAAACGGGGATATAACTTTAAAAGAATAGTAATAGTAGGAGCAAGGCAAACAGGTCAGATTCTGCATAAGGAGTTGCAATCTAATGCAGGATACGGATATAAATTTTTGGGATTCTTTGATAGTGTAAAACCTCAGGACGCCAAAATAGAAGCACTATACCGAGGAGATATTTCTGAGGTAGAAAACTTCTGTATCGAAAACAAAGTTGATGAACTCTATTGTGCATTACCAAGTGTTGAAGATGCAGATATAATAAATATGTTGCAGATGTCTGAGCGTAATACTATTCGATTCTTTATTGTACCTGAGGTGCGCCGTTTTATGACACGAACATTAAGTTTTGGAATGATTGGAGCAGTGCCATTATTGTCGGTGCGGGAGGAGCCATTACAACGCTGGTCGGCACGATTTATAAAACGTTCAATGGATATTCTAATATCTGGAATAGTAATACTTTTTTCTCCATTTTGGTATTTGCCTATTGCAATTGCTGTTAAGAAATCATCTCCGGGACCGGTCTTGTTCCGCCAAAAACGAACAGGATATATGGGACGTGATTTTGACTGTCTTAAGTTCCGTACAATGAAGATAAACAAAGATAGCGATACAAAACAAGCTGAGCGAGGAGATAGCAGAATAACCAAAGTGGGAGCATTTTTGCGTAAAACCAGTCTTGATGAGTTTCCTCAATTCTTCAATGTCTTTATGGGTGATATGTCGTTAGTTGGACCACGTCCGCATATGTTAAAGCACACAGAGGATTACTCAAAACTCATTGATAAATATATGGTTCGCCACTTTATAAAACCAGGAATAACAGGATGGGCTCAAGTTAACGGTTATCGTGGCGAAACAAAAACTCTTCAGCAGATGGAGAAACGAGTAGAGTATGACGTATGGTATCTCGAACATTGGAATATATTCCTTGATATAAAGATATTGATACTGACATTCTTTGGTATATTCAAAGGAGACGATAATGCGTTTTAA
- a CDS encoding TolC family protein, with the protein MQKIIITIVCAFTLIGCGVSKHCKEPQIELPEQIVKDLPQDSTSIADISWKEIIKDSLLIDLINKTLVYNKDILVAEARIREFERLHKVKRADLVPSIDVNAYADRETLNYNGAGKDTDIEVGAKLSFSWEIDLFGRLRWSNKEAKANYLKTIEAKQALQVCLIAEVASSYFELVGLDRELLIVQNTLDTREENVEQAKIRFKGGLTSEIPYQQAQVEYAKTAAMIPNLYKKIKEKENEISFLCGSMPTDIKRSNIHSIIMPDIALQIGIPSELIKRRPDIREAEQALQAAMANAGYKWAERFPKFVFGFDVGFENDGFKKFIKSPITYLIGELTAPLFNMGKQKARYEAALEAYDIKRFEYEKRVILAFREVNDAVNSYTAAVENCHLMESLKHSSDKYVKLAQVQHINGHINYLDVLDAQRSYFNAEINHSNAIRDQFLALIDLYKSLGGGVINNQ; encoded by the coding sequence ATGCAGAAGATAATTATAACTATTGTTTGTGCTTTTACTCTTATTGGTTGCGGTGTTTCAAAACATTGTAAAGAGCCTCAAATTGAATTGCCTGAACAGATTGTAAAAGATTTACCTCAAGATTCAACATCTATTGCTGATATTTCGTGGAAAGAGATTATAAAAGATTCTCTTCTTATTGACTTAATTAATAAAACATTGGTGTACAATAAAGATATTCTTGTTGCCGAAGCAAGGATTAGAGAGTTTGAACGACTACACAAGGTAAAAAGAGCCGATTTAGTACCATCAATTGATGTTAATGCTTACGCCGACCGCGAAACATTAAATTATAATGGTGCTGGGAAAGATACAGATATTGAGGTTGGTGCTAAACTATCTTTTTCATGGGAGATTGATTTGTTTGGCAGATTGAGATGGAGCAATAAAGAAGCAAAAGCAAATTACCTGAAAACTATTGAGGCAAAACAGGCTTTGCAGGTTTGCTTAATTGCCGAAGTTGCTTCATCTTACTTTGAGTTGGTTGGACTGGACAGGGAACTTTTAATTGTTCAAAATACTCTTGACACAAGAGAGGAGAACGTTGAACAAGCAAAAATAAGATTTAAAGGCGGGTTGACTTCAGAAATTCCATATCAACAGGCTCAGGTTGAGTATGCTAAAACTGCGGCAATGATTCCTAACCTTTATAAAAAGATTAAAGAGAAAGAGAATGAAATATCTTTTTTATGTGGCTCAATGCCAACTGACATAAAGAGGTCTAATATTCACTCTATCATTATGCCTGATATTGCTCTGCAAATTGGTATTCCTTCGGAGTTAATTAAACGTCGTCCTGATATCAGAGAGGCTGAACAGGCTCTGCAGGCAGCAATGGCTAATGCTGGTTATAAATGGGCTGAAAGATTTCCTAAATTTGTTTTTGGGTTTGATGTTGGTTTTGAGAATGATGGTTTCAAAAAATTCATTAAATCGCCTATTACCTATTTGATTGGCGAGTTAACTGCTCCTCTATTCAATATGGGAAAGCAGAAAGCAAGATATGAAGCGGCATTAGAGGCATACGATATTAAACGTTTTGAATATGAGAAAAGAGTTATTCTTGCTTTTAGAGAAGTTAATGATGCTGTAAACTCTTATACTGCCGCTGTTGAAAATTGCCACTTAATGGAGAGTTTGAAACACTCTTCAGACAAATATGTAAAATTGGCTCAAGTTCAGCATATTAACGGACATATCAACTATCTTGATGTACTTGATGCTCAACGTAGTTACTTTAATGCCGAAATAAATCATAGTAATGCAATAAGAGATCAATTTCTGGCTCTTATTGACCTATATAAATCATTGGGAGGCGGAGTAATAAACAACCAATAA